Genomic DNA from Paenibacillus donghaensis:
TATAGATGGACAATAACGGCTCATGTTCCGTGAAGGTGTACAGCTGCGCGGGGCGCTGGGAATATTGGTTGGAGCTGAGCGGATTGCCTGCCTCGTCCCTTACTTCCTTTAAAATACCCTGACGGCTGCGAGTTGAAGTGATTTTGCGGATAAAATTAGGCTCTTTGAATTCCGGCACTACCGTCTGGATCACCTGGTACAGCTCACTGAGCGTGAAATGCTGCGGCAGAAACTGCCGGGCAATCGTGGTCTGCAGCATCTGCTGCTGAATCCGCAGGTAGGCGTCCGTTATGATATTATGATGGTCAAAAGCCAGCTCCAGCTCTTCCAGCGCTTCCTGAAGGGTGAACAGCCCCACCTCGCCCGCATCATCCGAGGCCTGGCGCTGTTCCAGCATCCATTCCTCCACCAACGCGAAGAAGGCATGACTGATAATCCAGCCGCGCGG
This window encodes:
- a CDS encoding NUDIX domain-containing protein; translated protein: MSENGEQTYNAKKYRTPDGVPADIVMFTLTKRERKTVTKTLPLRELKVMLVRRKKWPYAGMWALPGGFCQEDESIYDAATRELKEETGVDGGHLEYLGVYSTPGRDPRGWIISHAFFALVEEWMLEQRQASDDAGEVGLFTLQEALEELELAFDHHNIITDAYLRIQQQMLQTTIARQFLPQHFTLSELYQVIQTVVPEFKEPNFIRKITSTRSRQGILKEVRDEAGNPLSSNQYSQRPAQLYTFTEHEPLLSIYT